The Klebsiella sp. RHBSTW-00484 genome includes a window with the following:
- a CDS encoding YcbJ family phosphotransferase: MEQLRTELSHLLGEKLSRVECVSEKPSSALWSLYDAQGNPMPLLARSFTTPGIARQLAWKISTLARSGTVRMPVVYGVMTHEEQPGPDVLLIERLRGVSVEAPARTPERWEQLQEQIVEALLAWHRQDSGGCVGMVDSTQENLWPHWYRQRVEVLWSTLNLYQDTGLTMQDKRILFRTRECLADLFKDFNDNCVLVHGSFTLRSMLKDARSDQLLAMVGPGMMLWAPREFELFRLADGGQGEQLLWHYLRRAPVAEAFLWRRWLYLLWDEVENLVNTGRFDRARFDLAAKSILPWLA, from the coding sequence ATGGAACAGTTGCGTACCGAACTGAGCCACCTGCTTGGTGAAAAACTAAGCCGCGTGGAGTGCGTCAGCGAGAAGCCTTCGTCAGCGCTGTGGTCGCTATATGATGCTCAAGGAAACCCAATGCCGCTGCTGGCGCGAAGTTTTACGACGCCAGGTATCGCGCGTCAGCTAGCGTGGAAAATCTCGACGCTTGCGCGTAGTGGAACCGTACGCATGCCGGTTGTCTATGGCGTGATGACGCATGAAGAGCAACCTGGGCCCGATGTCCTGCTGATTGAACGACTGCGTGGCGTTTCGGTTGAAGCGCCTGCCCGTACCCCGGAACGCTGGGAACAATTGCAGGAGCAAATCGTTGAAGCGCTACTGGCCTGGCATCGGCAGGATAGCGGTGGTTGCGTAGGGATGGTTGATAGCACTCAGGAAAACCTCTGGCCGCACTGGTATCGCCAACGGGTCGAGGTGCTATGGAGCACGCTGAATCTCTATCAGGATACCGGCCTGACCATGCAGGACAAACGTATTTTGTTCCGTACTCGCGAATGCCTTGCGGATCTGTTTAAAGACTTTAATGATAACTGTGTTCTGGTGCACGGTAGCTTTACGCTGCGCAGCATGCTGAAAGATGCGCGTAGCGATCAGCTGCTGGCGATGGTGGGGCCGGGCATGATGCTCTGGGCTCCGCGTGAATTTGAGTTATTTCGTTTGGCCGATGGTGGGCAAGGGGAACAGCTATTGTGGCACTATCTGCGTCGTGCGCCGGTAGCTGAGGCTTTTCTCTGGCGGCGCTGGCTGTATCTGTTGTGGGATGAAGTGGAAAACCTGGTTAATACCGGGCGCTTTGATCGCGCCCGTTTCGACCTTGCGGCAAAATCAATTTTGCCCTGGCTCGCCTGA
- the elyC gene encoding envelope biogenesis factor ElyC has translation MLFTLKKFLGGMMLPLPLLLLLIALGIALLWFSRFQRTGKLCVSLGWLLLLLLSLQPVADSLLKPIEDKYPTWRGEERVHYVVVLGGGYTWNPEWAPSSNLISNSLPRLAEGIRLWYANPGAKLIFTGGRAKTNPMSSAETSARVAESLGIPRSEIIVLDKPKDTEEEAAAVKEAISDAPFLLVTSASHLPRAMIFFRQAGLNPLPAPANQLAIESPLNPWERAIPSPVWLMHSDRVGYETLGRIWQWLKGSSGEPGQN, from the coding sequence ATGCTTTTTACGCTGAAAAAGTTTTTAGGTGGCATGATGCTGCCGCTCCCCCTGCTGCTATTGCTTATCGCTCTGGGGATAGCGTTACTGTGGTTTAGCCGCTTCCAGCGCACCGGCAAGCTCTGTGTGAGCCTCGGTTGGCTACTGTTACTGCTTCTTAGCCTGCAACCGGTGGCCGACAGTTTGCTCAAACCTATTGAGGATAAATATCCGACGTGGCGCGGCGAAGAGCGCGTGCACTACGTGGTTGTGCTCGGCGGAGGCTACACGTGGAACCCTGAGTGGGCTCCCAGTTCAAACCTCATCAGCAATAGCTTGCCACGGTTAGCGGAGGGGATCCGCCTGTGGTATGCAAACCCGGGTGCAAAATTGATCTTTACTGGCGGGAGAGCAAAAACTAACCCGATGAGTTCCGCAGAAACCAGCGCCAGAGTTGCAGAGAGTCTGGGCATACCGCGCAGCGAAATTATCGTGCTGGATAAACCCAAAGATACTGAAGAAGAGGCCGCGGCGGTGAAAGAAGCGATTAGCGATGCCCCATTCCTGCTGGTGACCTCCGCCTCACACCTGCCGCGAGCGATGATTTTCTTTCGTCAGGCCGGACTGAACCCTTTACCCGCCCCCGCCAACCAGTTGGCGATTGAGTCACCACTCAATCCGTGGGAACGCGCAATTCCGTCCCCCGTGTGGCTGATGCATAGCGATCGGGTTGGCTACGAAACGTTAGGCCGCATCTGGCAGTGGTTAAAAGGATCCTCAGGCGAGCCAGGGCAAAATTGA
- the kdsB gene encoding 3-deoxy-manno-octulosonate cytidylyltransferase, whose protein sequence is MSFVVIIPARFASTRLPGKPLQDINGKPMIVHVLERARESGADRIIVATDHPDVARAVEAAGGEVCMTREDHQSGTERLAEVVEKCAFSDDTIIVNIQGDEPMIPPAIVRQVAENLAASTSGMATLAVPIHDAEEAFNPNAVKVVMDAAGYALYFSRATIPWDRDRFAQSRETIGDSLLRHIGIYGYRAGFIRRYVSWAPSPLEQIEMLEQLRVLWYGEKIHVAVAEVVPGTGVDTPEDLERVRAALR, encoded by the coding sequence ATGAGCTTCGTGGTTATCATTCCCGCGCGTTTTGCTTCGACTCGCCTGCCGGGAAAACCGCTGCAGGATATCAATGGCAAACCGATGATTGTCCATGTGCTGGAGCGTGCACGTGAGTCCGGAGCCGACCGTATCATCGTTGCTACTGACCACCCAGACGTTGCCCGTGCGGTTGAAGCTGCCGGTGGTGAAGTATGTATGACGCGTGAAGATCATCAATCCGGTACCGAGCGCCTTGCCGAGGTGGTCGAGAAATGCGCCTTTAGCGATGACACTATCATCGTTAACATTCAGGGCGATGAGCCGATGATCCCGCCGGCGATAGTGCGTCAGGTTGCCGAAAATCTGGCGGCCAGCACTAGCGGCATGGCGACGTTAGCCGTGCCAATCCACGATGCTGAAGAAGCCTTTAACCCGAATGCGGTGAAGGTCGTGATGGACGCTGCGGGCTACGCACTCTATTTCTCCCGCGCCACCATCCCGTGGGATCGCGATCGTTTTGCTCAATCCCGCGAAACTATCGGCGACTCTCTGCTGCGCCATATCGGTATTTACGGCTATCGCGCCGGTTTCATTCGTCGCTACGTCAGCTGGGCACCAAGTCCGCTGGAGCAGATTGAAATGCTGGAGCAACTGCGCGTTCTGTGGTACGGCGAAAAAATCCATGTTGCGGTGGCTGAAGTGGTTCCAGGTACGGGCGTTGATACGCCGGAAGATCTGGAACGCGTTCGCGCAGCGTTGCGTTAA
- the msbA gene encoding lipid A ABC transporter ATP-binding protein/permease MsbA, translating into MQNDKDLSTWQTFRRLWPIIAPFKPGLIVAAVALVLNAASDTFMLSLLKPLLDDGFGKTDRSVLIWMPLVVIGLMILRGVTSYVSSYCISWVSGKVVMTMRRRLFSHMMGMPVSFFDKQSTGTLLSRITYDSEQVASSSSSALITVVREGASIIGLFIMMFYYSWQLSVILIVLAPIVSIAIRVVSKRFRNISKNMQNTMGQVTTSAEQMLKGHKEVLMFGGQKVETKRFDKVSNKMRLQGMKMVSASSISDPIIQLIASLALAFVLYAASFPSVMETLTAGTITVVFSSMIALMRPLKSLTNVNAQFQRGMAACQTLFAILDSEQEKDEGKLEIARAKGNLEFKNVTFRYPGREVAALRNIDLNIPEGKTVALVGRSGSGKSTIASLITRFYDVDEGQILLDGHDLRDYTLTSLRDQVALVSQNVHLFNDTVANNIAYARTEEYSREQIEEAARMAYAMDFINKMDNGLDTIIGENGVMLSGGQRQRIAIARALLRNSPILILDEATSALDTESERAIQAALDELQKNRTSLVIAHRLSTIEQADEIVVVEDGQIVERGSHADLLEHKGVYAQLHKMQFGA; encoded by the coding sequence ATGCAGAACGATAAAGATCTCTCCACGTGGCAGACCTTCCGCCGACTCTGGCCGATTATAGCGCCGTTTAAACCCGGGCTAATCGTTGCGGCAGTGGCGCTAGTGCTTAACGCGGCTAGTGATACCTTCATGCTATCGCTTCTTAAACCGTTATTGGATGATGGTTTTGGTAAAACGGATCGCTCAGTGCTGATATGGATGCCGCTGGTGGTTATCGGGCTGATGATTCTGCGCGGTGTTACCAGCTACGTTTCGAGCTATTGTATCTCATGGGTCTCAGGCAAAGTCGTTATGACGATGCGCCGCCGTTTATTCAGCCACATGATGGGAATGCCGGTCTCCTTCTTTGACAAACAGTCCACCGGTACGTTGTTATCTCGTATTACCTATGATTCCGAACAGGTCGCATCCTCTTCTTCCAGCGCGCTGATCACCGTCGTGCGCGAAGGAGCATCGATTATCGGCCTGTTTATCATGATGTTCTATTACAGCTGGCAGCTCTCGGTGATTCTTATCGTGCTCGCGCCGATTGTGTCGATCGCTATCCGCGTGGTGTCGAAGCGTTTTCGTAATATCAGTAAGAATATGCAGAACACGATGGGCCAGGTGACGACCAGCGCAGAGCAAATGCTGAAAGGGCATAAAGAAGTGCTGATGTTTGGTGGCCAGAAGGTGGAAACCAAGCGTTTTGATAAGGTCAGTAACAAGATGCGTCTGCAAGGGATGAAAATGGTCTCTGCGTCCTCTATTTCGGATCCTATCATTCAGCTGATAGCCTCTCTGGCGCTGGCTTTTGTGCTTTATGCTGCGAGCTTCCCGAGCGTAATGGAGACGCTGACTGCCGGTACCATCACCGTTGTCTTCTCCTCAATGATTGCTTTAATGCGTCCTTTAAAGTCGCTGACTAACGTCAATGCCCAGTTCCAGCGTGGGATGGCGGCATGCCAGACGCTTTTCGCTATCCTTGATTCCGAGCAGGAGAAAGACGAAGGCAAGCTGGAGATCGCGCGCGCGAAGGGCAATCTGGAATTTAAAAACGTCACCTTCAGATATCCAGGACGCGAAGTTGCTGCACTGCGCAATATCGACCTGAACATACCCGAAGGGAAAACCGTGGCGCTGGTTGGGCGTTCAGGTTCAGGTAAATCGACTATCGCCAGCCTTATCACGCGTTTCTACGATGTCGATGAAGGCCAGATATTGCTGGACGGTCATGACCTGCGCGATTACACGCTGACTTCCCTGCGCGATCAGGTCGCGCTGGTGTCGCAAAACGTTCATCTCTTCAACGATACGGTGGCGAATAACATTGCCTATGCGCGTACCGAAGAGTACAGCCGTGAGCAGATTGAAGAAGCGGCACGCATGGCTTACGCCATGGACTTTATTAACAAAATGGATAATGGCCTCGATACGATTATCGGTGAAAACGGCGTGATGCTCTCCGGCGGACAGCGCCAGCGTATTGCTATCGCGCGCGCGCTGTTGCGTAACAGCCCGATTCTGATTCTCGATGAAGCCACATCGGCGCTGGATACTGAATCCGAACGCGCTATCCAGGCTGCGCTGGACGAACTGCAGAAAAACCGCACCTCTCTGGTTATCGCCCACCGCCTGTCGACGATTGAGCAAGCTGACGAGATCGTGGTGGTGGAAGATGGTCAAATCGTTGAACGCGGCAGCCATGCCGATCTGCTCGAGCATAAGGGCGTTTACGCTCAACTGCATAAGATGCAATTCGGCGCATGA
- a CDS encoding winged helix-turn-helix domain-containing protein, translating to MSVLSLSLKEARHLHLAAQGLLKKPRRRARPEDILQTIQQMSLLQIDTINVVARSPYLVLFSRLGHYQQGWLDEALRTGELMEYWAHEACFLPRSDFSLVRHRMLTPGKMGWKYHKEWMDAHAESIQELLNHIAENGPVRSADFEHPRKGTSGWWEWKPHKRHLEGLFTAGEVMVVERRNFQRVYDLMHRVMPHWNDERDGLSQEHAEDIMLRNSARSLGVFRPQWLADYYRLRQPSRPGLLAKWQEEGLVVPVNVEALGEMWLHRDALAQLESAPGGRLSASHSAVLSPFDPVVWDRKRAEQLFNFSYRLECYTPAPKRQFGYFVLPLLHQGKLVGRMDSKMHRKTGVLEIFSLWLEDGVKLTSGLEKGLKRAIDDFARWQDATQVACGQLPAELFTGQRQGWEIDAA from the coding sequence ATGTCGGTATTGTCCCTCTCGCTTAAAGAAGCCCGCCATCTCCATCTTGCCGCGCAGGGGCTGCTGAAAAAGCCCCGCCGTCGCGCGCGACCCGAAGATATTTTGCAGACTATCCAGCAGATGTCTTTACTGCAAATCGACACCATTAATGTTGTCGCCCGTAGCCCATACCTGGTGCTTTTTAGCCGCCTCGGTCACTATCAACAGGGCTGGCTGGATGAGGCGCTACGCACTGGTGAACTGATGGAGTACTGGGCCCATGAGGCCTGCTTTTTACCGCGTAGTGACTTTTCGCTGGTGCGTCACCGCATGCTGACGCCGGGTAAAATGGGCTGGAAGTATCATAAAGAGTGGATGGACGCACATGCCGAGAGCATTCAGGAATTACTGAATCATATCGCTGAAAACGGCCCGGTCCGCTCGGCAGATTTCGAGCATCCGCGCAAAGGCACCAGCGGCTGGTGGGAGTGGAAACCGCATAAACGTCACCTTGAAGGTTTATTTACCGCAGGCGAAGTTATGGTTGTCGAACGGCGCAATTTTCAGCGGGTTTATGACCTGATGCATCGGGTAATGCCGCACTGGAATGATGAGCGGGATGGGCTTTCGCAAGAGCATGCAGAAGACATTATGCTGCGCAACAGCGCCCGTAGCCTGGGGGTTTTTCGCCCGCAGTGGCTGGCGGATTATTATCGCTTGCGCCAACCCTCGCGACCTGGTTTGCTGGCGAAATGGCAGGAAGAAGGGCTGGTGGTACCGGTGAACGTAGAAGCGCTAGGTGAAATGTGGCTCCATCGCGATGCGCTAGCGCAACTGGAGTCAGCACCTGGCGGCAGACTGTCTGCCAGCCATAGCGCCGTACTTTCGCCTTTCGATCCGGTCGTATGGGATCGTAAACGGGCTGAACAGCTGTTTAACTTTAGTTATCGGCTGGAATGCTACACGCCCGCACCGAAGCGCCAGTTCGGCTATTTTGTTTTACCGCTTCTGCACCAGGGAAAGCTTGTGGGGCGGATGGATAGCAAAATGCATCGCAAAACCGGGGTACTGGAAATTTTCTCACTGTGGCTGGAGGATGGCGTCAAGCTGACATCGGGGCTGGAGAAGGGATTAAAACGGGCGATTGATGATTTCGCCCGCTGGCAGGACGCGACGCAGGTGGCCTGCGGGCAGCTGCCGGCGGAGCTCTTTACCGGGCAACGACAGGGTTGGGAAATTGACGCCGCCTGA
- the ihfB gene encoding integration host factor subunit beta: MTKSELIERLASQQSHIPAKAVEDAVKEMLEHMASTLAQGERIEIRGFGSFSLHYRAPRTGRNPKTGDKVELEGKYVPHFKPGKELRDRANIYEE, encoded by the coding sequence ATGACCAAGTCAGAATTGATAGAAAGACTTGCCAGCCAGCAATCTCACATTCCTGCGAAAGCAGTAGAAGATGCTGTTAAAGAAATGCTGGAGCATATGGCCTCAACGCTTGCTCAAGGTGAGCGCATTGAAATCCGCGGTTTCGGCAGCTTCTCTTTGCATTATCGAGCACCCCGCACCGGGCGTAATCCAAAAACTGGCGATAAAGTTGAACTGGAAGGTAAGTACGTTCCACACTTTAAACCAGGTAAAGAATTACGCGACCGCGCCAATATTTACGAAGAGTAA
- the ycaR gene encoding protein YcaR, which produces MDHRLLEIIACPVCNGKLYYSQDKQELICKLDSLAFPLRDGIPVLLETEARPLAVEESQS; this is translated from the coding sequence ATGGATCATCGTTTACTTGAAATTATCGCCTGTCCGGTTTGTAACGGTAAGCTGTATTACAGCCAGGATAAGCAAGAACTGATCTGCAAACTTGATAGCCTGGCTTTCCCGCTGCGAGACGGCATTCCTGTACTGTTAGAAACTGAAGCCCGTCCGCTTGCCGTAGAAGAGAGCCAGTCATGA
- the lpxK gene encoding tetraacyldisaccharide 4'-kinase has translation MIARIWSGESPLWWLLLPLSWLYGLVSGLIRLSYKLGWRKAWRAPVPVVVVGNLTAGGNGKTPVVIWLVEQLQQRGIRVGVVSRGYGGKAARYPLLLNANTDTAEAGDEPVLIRQRTGAPVAVSPSRSEAVQALLAANDLQIIVTDDGLQHYKLARDKEIVVIDGVRRFGNGWWLPAGPMRERASRLHSVDAIIVNGGVARPGEIPMQLRPGLAVNLLTGERRNVATFDNVVAMAGIGHPPRFFATLESCGVQPVKTVALADHQALNQSDVAALATSQQTLLMTEKDAVKCREFAQANWWYLPVDAIMADERAQRLLTELVTLAQR, from the coding sequence ATGATTGCTCGCATCTGGTCCGGTGAATCGCCTTTATGGTGGCTGTTGCTGCCGCTCTCCTGGCTATATGGCCTGGTGAGCGGGTTAATACGGCTTAGCTATAAGCTGGGGTGGCGAAAAGCCTGGCGAGCGCCGGTCCCGGTCGTGGTGGTGGGAAACCTGACCGCCGGCGGTAATGGTAAAACGCCGGTTGTGATCTGGTTGGTGGAGCAGCTCCAGCAGCGCGGCATTCGCGTTGGCGTTGTTTCTCGCGGCTACGGTGGCAAAGCGGCACGCTATCCGCTTCTGCTTAATGCCAATACGGATACCGCCGAAGCGGGCGATGAGCCGGTACTGATTCGCCAGCGTACTGGGGCACCGGTTGCCGTCTCGCCGTCTCGTAGCGAGGCGGTCCAGGCTTTACTGGCAGCAAACGATCTGCAGATCATCGTCACTGATGATGGCCTGCAGCACTACAAGCTGGCGCGTGATAAAGAAATCGTGGTGATAGACGGCGTGCGCCGTTTTGGCAACGGCTGGTGGCTGCCCGCCGGGCCGATGCGCGAGCGCGCCTCACGTTTACACAGCGTGGATGCGATTATCGTTAATGGCGGTGTGGCCCGACCGGGAGAGATCCCGATGCAGCTCCGTCCTGGACTGGCGGTGAATCTGCTGACTGGCGAACGTCGAAACGTCGCGACATTCGACAATGTGGTGGCGATGGCAGGAATCGGTCACCCGCCGCGTTTTTTTGCCACGCTTGAGAGCTGTGGCGTGCAGCCAGTGAAAACGGTGGCCTTAGCCGATCATCAGGCATTGAATCAAAGCGACGTCGCTGCCCTGGCGACGTCACAGCAAACCCTGCTGATGACCGAAAAAGACGCGGTAAAATGCCGGGAGTTTGCGCAAGCTAACTGGTGGTATTTACCCGTCGACGCCATAATGGCTGATGAACGCGCACAGCGGCTGCTCACGGAATTAGTCACGCTGGCGCAACGTTAG
- a CDS encoding ComEC family protein: MRLPQLAGCVIVGILPLLWLPVLPGRFVVWGLIALALLIAQCRRSAAQYVALIMLFLVWGILSARQVLWPTETLLDRNRQVEIELTATDGQTTHQGKIIRLDGRRLFPAPGVSLYGNYLPETPCAGQVWAMTLRARPVHGQLNDGGFDSQRYALSQHRPLTGRFLTAEARDRRCSLRARYLASLNQTLDIMPWRSVILGLGMGERLAVPREIKTLMQETGTSHLMAISGLHIALGASLGWLLLRGLQFFLPCRWLSWRAPLLIGLGCAIFYSWLTGMQPPALRTCAALAVGCWLRLSGKRWSPWQIWCCCLGAILFADPLAVLSESLWLSAFAVAALIFWYQLAPISLRERHWLLRQILALCHLQIGLMFLLIPIQIALFHGISMTSIIANLIAVPLVTFVVVPLILVAMLLHLCGPLFVEMALWQMADRILAALFWSLRQLPPGWLGLDVRWLGVSIIPWLALIAWRFHAWRTLPALCLGCLVLLSRPFGRNTDANEWRVTMLDVGQGLAMVIERQGAALLYDTGLAWPDGDSGQQIIIPWLRWHHLQPEGVILSHEHLDHRGGLNSIQKAWPQLWVRSPLGWAGHLACQRGETWQWRGLTFRALWPLPGVTKQGNNRSCVVRIDDGKHSILLTGDIETPAEMAMISHYWQHLASTLIQVPHHGSNTSSGTALLQSVGGEAALASASRFNAWRMPSSKVIQRYRNLGYQWFDTPHQGQITVVFSTDSWQIHGLRDQVLPRWYHQWFGGKA, translated from the coding sequence ATGCGTTTACCACAACTCGCTGGCTGTGTGATTGTCGGTATCTTACCGCTGCTCTGGTTACCCGTTTTGCCCGGACGCTTTGTTGTCTGGGGACTCATTGCCCTTGCATTACTTATCGCACAATGCCGTCGCAGCGCTGCGCAATATGTCGCGTTGATAATGTTGTTCCTGGTTTGGGGGATACTCAGTGCCCGACAGGTGTTATGGCCAACCGAAACATTACTAGACAGAAATCGACAGGTTGAAATTGAACTTACCGCAACTGATGGACAGACAACCCATCAAGGAAAGATTATCCGTCTGGACGGACGGCGGCTATTTCCAGCACCTGGGGTGAGTCTCTACGGCAACTATCTCCCCGAAACACCTTGCGCGGGCCAGGTCTGGGCAATGACGCTTCGTGCCCGCCCGGTTCACGGACAGCTCAACGATGGCGGATTTGATAGTCAACGCTATGCCTTGTCGCAACATCGCCCGCTGACTGGACGATTTCTTACCGCCGAAGCCCGGGACAGACGCTGTAGTTTGCGGGCACGCTATCTGGCATCGCTAAACCAAACACTTGATATAATGCCATGGCGGTCTGTGATACTAGGATTAGGCATGGGGGAGCGTCTGGCCGTTCCTCGTGAGATTAAGACCTTGATGCAGGAAACCGGCACGTCGCATCTGATGGCGATTTCGGGTTTACATATTGCGCTGGGGGCTTCGCTTGGTTGGTTATTACTGAGAGGGCTGCAGTTCTTTCTCCCATGCCGCTGGCTTAGCTGGCGGGCACCGCTGCTTATTGGCCTGGGATGCGCCATCTTCTACTCCTGGCTGACGGGTATGCAGCCGCCTGCATTGCGTACCTGCGCCGCATTAGCCGTCGGCTGCTGGCTTCGGTTATCCGGTAAACGCTGGTCGCCGTGGCAAATATGGTGTTGCTGCCTTGGCGCGATTTTGTTCGCTGACCCGTTAGCGGTTTTATCCGAAAGCCTGTGGTTATCAGCGTTTGCCGTCGCTGCGTTGATCTTCTGGTATCAGTTGGCGCCAATTTCACTTCGTGAAAGGCATTGGTTGCTACGTCAGATACTTGCGCTGTGTCATTTGCAGATTGGATTGATGTTCTTACTTATCCCCATCCAAATTGCTCTCTTTCATGGCATCAGTATGACTTCCATCATCGCCAATCTGATTGCCGTGCCCTTGGTTACCTTCGTCGTTGTCCCGCTGATTCTGGTAGCAATGCTGTTGCATCTCTGCGGGCCGCTATTTGTAGAGATGGCCTTGTGGCAAATGGCGGACCGGATTCTGGCCGCGTTATTCTGGTCATTACGCCAGCTGCCACCAGGTTGGTTGGGCCTGGATGTTCGCTGGCTTGGCGTAAGCATAATACCCTGGCTGGCATTGATAGCCTGGCGCTTTCATGCCTGGCGGACGCTACCTGCGCTTTGTTTAGGGTGCCTTGTGTTATTGAGTCGGCCTTTTGGGCGTAATACCGACGCTAATGAATGGCGAGTGACGATGCTGGATGTGGGGCAGGGGCTGGCTATGGTTATTGAACGTCAGGGAGCGGCGCTTCTCTATGATACCGGGCTGGCGTGGCCAGACGGTGACAGTGGTCAGCAAATTATTATCCCCTGGCTGCGTTGGCATCATTTGCAACCGGAGGGGGTCATTCTGAGCCATGAACATCTCGATCATCGCGGCGGATTGAATTCGATACAGAAAGCATGGCCGCAACTATGGGTTCGTAGCCCGTTGGGCTGGGCGGGGCATTTAGCCTGTCAGCGCGGTGAAACCTGGCAATGGAGAGGGTTAACTTTTCGTGCTCTGTGGCCACTGCCGGGAGTGACAAAGCAGGGAAATAATCGTTCCTGCGTAGTGCGAATTGATGACGGCAAGCACAGTATTCTGCTTACGGGTGATATCGAAACCCCTGCGGAAATGGCGATGATCAGCCACTACTGGCAGCATCTTGCGTCTACACTTATCCAGGTTCCGCATCACGGTAGCAATACCTCGTCAGGGACAGCTTTACTTCAGAGCGTGGGAGGCGAAGCGGCGCTTGCCTCAGCTTCACGCTTTAACGCATGGCGGATGCCCTCCAGTAAAGTGATTCAGCGTTATCGGAACTTGGGTTATCAATGGTTCGATACCCCGCACCAGGGGCAAATTACGGTTGTTTTTTCCACAGATAGTTGGCAAATCCATGGCTTACGGGATCAAGTTTTACCTCGTTGGTATCATCAGTGGTTTGGCGGGAAGGCGTAG